The Carcharodon carcharias isolate sCarCar2 chromosome 23, sCarCar2.pri, whole genome shotgun sequence genome has a window encoding:
- the LOC121268970 gene encoding histone H2B type 2-E-like → MAAVAKDRAKQSLTKVTKKPPKKRRKSCKQSYSTYMYGVLTQVHPSTRISSKVNEFMNSFIVDIFERVASKALHLTHHNKCCTISATEIQSTVCLILPGELAKHTVSEGMKAVTKYTNSV, encoded by the coding sequence ATGGCGGCTGTGGCTAAGGACAGGGCGAAGCAGTCGCTGACTAAAGTCACTAAGAAGCCTCCCAAGAAGCGGAGGAAATCTtgcaagcagagctattccacttacATGTACGGTgtgctgacccaggtccacccttccaccaggatctcatCCAAGGTCAATGAGTTTATGAATTCCTTCATTGTTGACATTTTCGAGCGCGTCGCCTCCAAGGCCTTGCACCTCACGCACCATAACAAGTGCTGCACCATCTCGGCCACAGAGATCCAGAGCACCGTCTGCCTCATTctgccaggggaactggccaaacacaCCGTCTCCGAAGGCATGAAAGcagtcaccaaatacaccaactccgTTTAG